GCAATGCTTGCAAAGGATAATTTTCTTTTTCAATAATTTTCCTGAAGTGCAGAAGGCATGTCATGTCCGATGATATGATTATCTCTGCATTTTTATCCAATGCTGTTTCAAGTTTACGCTTAGCCATAGTTTCTGCCATTTCCGGAAACTCTGATGAAAATTGATTGCCTAATCCGCAACACATATCGTCATTAAACTCACTAATTACTAATCCATTTACATTTTTTAAAAGAGTTCGGATATGTCCTGACTCTTTTTTTAACTTTGAAAATGAACAATGCTCATGCACTATGGCAATGGCATTTAAACCGGCATCAAAAGAAGTGACTCCGGCTACGTTTACTAAAAAATCAGAGAGTTCAAAAATATTTCGGTTTACATTTTTATAAGCATTATGCAGTGAAGCATTTTCAAACATTTCAGAATAAAAGGTTTTCACAAAGTCTGTGCAGGAACCTGAGGGAGTAACTATATAACCCTTTTCAGAAAAATCATTCAAGAACTTTTCAGCTACGTTTCTACCGGTTTTTGTTTTACCGGCCAAAAATGCCGGTTTGCCACAACAACTTTGCTCCGGATTGTAATGCACTTCACAATTTGCCTTTTTCAATATCTCTATCGTATGAAATGCAATTTCAGGGAAAAACTGATCGATATAGCAGGGTATAAAAATTTCAACCTTCATTCGTTATTCGTAATTATTTATCCAATTTACACTATTAATATAAATTTGCAAACTACATGATTTTTTTCTAAGCACTTTAAGATAATTCTGAAATATGCCTATTAAGTATCTCAGCTTATATTTAATTAATCCTCAAAGATATGAGATGGTAGCTTAATACCGTTAATTTTTGTTAAATTTGATTTTTTGAACTGAAATTTTATTACAATTTTTCTTTTTATGATGAATTGTTTTTCACTGAATAAAATGACTGTTTAAAATAACTTTGCTGTTAATTATTGCTGTTCAGTAAAATTTATGATAAAGTATTTGTTCAAGAAGAAAATACAATTGTAAAGTAAAGGGTTTGTGGATTAGCATTTTATTTTATTAATCTATTAATGCTTATAATTTAGACTAACTTTAAAAGAATTGACCCATCAATTATACCGGAATAACATGAATAAACCTAAATATAAAAATCGTTTTGAACCTATACATAAAGATGTAAAAGAGTGGCCTCTTTATAAACTAAGTCTAAAGCGATTTGAGTTTCTTCAAAATGTAAAAAAACAAAGTATTGAAAGAATAATTGACACCACCGGAGATGGAGAAACACTGCTTGACGAACTCACCAGAGTGGTCTATCTGGAAAGAATCAGGCTAACCCAAAACTCCTGGAAAGTTGACACTGAGGATGAAAAAATCTTTTGGTCAAACATGCGCAAAAAGGTATTAAACCTAAAAATTGATTTGGAAAAGAAAACACTTTCAAAAGCAGAAGTCAGAGAAGAATTAGCTTCAATAGTTGGTCGCTATACTTCAGAAATTGCCGGGCATTTTGATCCAAACATTTATGGCTTTGCCAAAAAACTGGTTCCTTTTGGGTTTTCTCGTCTATTAAATACCAATGTAGGGTTAAAAATTAAAAAGAAGTGGAACAAACGCTTCAGTATTGACAATAAAATAAATCTAACAGGGGATATTGAATTGATACGCTCCTTAGCCAAAAAAGGGACAATCATAATGGTGCCCACCCATTTTTCAAACTTAGACTCCATTATAATTGGCTGGGGAATTCACGCATTGGGATTGCCACCCTTTACTTATGGTGCAGGGTTAAACTTGTTTGGCATCCGCCTGATAGCTTACTTTATGCATCGCTTAGGAGCTTATAAAGTTGACCGCAGAAAGAAAAATTTAATTTATCTGGAGACACTCAAAACCTATTCTAACTTAGTTATACAGGAAGGCTGTCACAGTTTATTTTTCCCCGGTGGAACCAGAAGCCGGTCCGGAGTTATAGAAAAAGAATTAAAAAAAGGACTTATTGGAACAGCTATAGATGCACAGTTTAAAAATATTCAAAAAAGTGAATCAACCAATGAAGATTACACAAAAATATTTTTAGTGCCCGTAGTCATTAACTATCACTTTGTTTTGGAAGCAAAATCATTAATCGATCAGCACCTTAAATCAACCGGACAGGAATACTATCTTGTAGAAAACGATGAATATTCCACTTCTTACAGAATGTTTAAATTTGTGATGAAGTTTCTCAGTGCTTCATCCGAAGCAACTCTCTCATTCGGCAAACCAATGGACTTATTTGGAAACAAAGTAAATAGTGCCGGAGAAAGTATAGATAAGCAAGGTAAAAAAGTAGACATTAAAGATTACTTTATGCTGGACAATAACCTCAATCACAACCAGCAAAGAAATGAAGAATACACCCGACTTTTAAGTCAAAAAATTGTAAAAAGCTATCACAAATACAACACTCTTTTTTCCAGTCATTTAATAGCTTTTGCTGCTTTTGGAATTTTAAAGAAAAGGTATCGCCGATTAGATGTTTACGGACTTTTAAGATTACCGGAAGAAGATCGTATTATTGAATGGGAAGAATTTATGTATGTTATAAATAAGTTGTTGACCCGATTAGAAACCATGAAAGCAAAGAAGAAGATTTTATTGGACAAAGTTTTCAAAAAGAATGCTGAAGAAATCGTTAATCACGGGCTTAAAAACCTGGGAATTTATCATGATAAACGGCCTTTGTACAAAACAAAAGAAGGCAATCTGAACAGTGAGGATATTAATTTATTGTTTTATTACCATAACAGAACCATTGGATATAAACTTGAAAAATACATCTGAAAAGCCGGTAGGCGTTATAGGAGCAGGCAGCTTTGGCACAGCCATTGCGAATTTATTGGCAGTAAATAACAAAGTCTATTTATATGCCAGAAGAGAGGCTGTTGTCGAAAATATCAATACCCAACGCTTAAATGCAGGACAAAAAATACATCCCGGTGTTACAGGTACCGGTGACATTAAAAAAGTAGTTGACGAATGTACGTTATTATTTCCAACGGTACCGGCCTCAACATTCAGGGACATGATTAAAGATATTTCACCTTTTCTGAACCCTTCTCATATTTTAATTCATGGCACCAAAGGTTTAGATGTTAATATTAAAGACTGGAATCTTATGGAAGTAAAAAAACCACTTCCCAGAAATAAGATTTTAACCATGTCTGAAATCATCCGGAGAGAAAGTTCAGTCATAAGAGTAGGCTGCATGTCAGGACCAAACTTAGCGAAAGAAATTTCTGAAAATAAACCTGCCGCAACTGTTATTGCCAGCAAATTTGAAGAAGTTATAAAAGCCGGAGAAAAAGCAATTCGCAGTCCGAACTTTCAGGTTTATCAAAATTATGATATCACAGGTGTAGAATTGGCCGGCACTTTAAAAAACATTATTGCCATAGCATCCGGGGTTCTTAGTGGGCTGGATTTAGGCGAAAATGCAAAATCATTGCTTATTACTAAAGGGCTGGGAGAAATGATACGTTTAGGAGTAACTCTTGGAGGAACCAGGGAAGCCTTTCTTGGTTTAGCCGGTATAGGAGATGTCATTGCTACATCAACCAGTAACACCAGCCGTAACTATACAGTAGGATATCGCCTGGCAAAGGGAGAAACCTTAGAACACATTCTAAATACTTCCGAAGAAGTAGCTGAAGGAGTACAAACAGTTAGAATCACAAAGTTTTTAGCCGATTACTATAAAGTAAGGACGCCCATTTTACAAGTGGTCTACAAAGTTTTATTTGAAAATATGCCGGTCAAAAACGGTTTAAAATATCTAATGACTTACCCTTTCCATCTGGATGTAGATTTTTTATAATTGAGATTTTTATGAAAAAAATATTTTTTACAGCATTTTTTTTCTCTTTGATACTTACTAGTATAGCAAATAACTTCACAGAATCTGATAGATTGAGAGGACACTGGTCTCTTGAGCGATTTGCTTATAAAGTTCATTTCTATGATTTAGCTTTTGAATTATTTCCGGATGAAAAAAGAATAAGCGGCCAAAACACCATTCACTTTACATTAACTGAAGAAACGGAAAAAATCCAATTGGATTTAGTTCCGGAGATAAATATTACCAATATTTTTTGGGAAGAAACCGGATTACATTTTGAAAGAAACGAGCGGGCCGTTTTTGTTTTATTGCCTGAGAATATGCAACTAAATAAACGATATAAAATTACTGTCTTTTTTGAGGGCCAACCACCGGAAGCTATAAATCCGCCGTGGCAGGGTGGCTTAGTATGGTCTGAAGATAAATACGAAAATCCCTGGATTGGTGTTGCGGTTCAATCTGACGGGGCTTCAATGTGGTGGCCGGTAAAAGATCATTTTAACGAAAAGGCAGATAGCGTAAGAATAAGCTGTACCCTCCCCGATTCACTGGACTGTATTTCAAACGGGCAATTTTTAAAAAAACAACAGCTTGAAAATAACCGGAAGAGATTTGAATGGTTAATCTCTTATCCCGTGGTGCCTTATAATGTCACTTTTTATGCCGGTAAATATCATTTTTTTACGGATGAATTTAATAGTGTCAATAATAAAAAAGTTGACCTGAACTATTACGTTTTACCACACAATTCTGAGTTAGCTCAAAAATATTTTAAACAAGTTGCTTTTACCTTAGATTGTTTTGAGCAATTTTTTGGTCCCTACCCCTTTCCGCGCGATGGCTATAAATTAGTCGAAGCACCTTATGCAGGAATGGAGCATCAAAGCGGCATCGCGTATGGAAATCAATTTAAAAAAGGATACTTAGGCTATGACCTTACAGGTAGTAATCTGGAGTTAGATTATATTATTGTTCACGAAACAGCTCATGAGTGGTGGGGCAATTTTATAACTGCAAAAGATATAGCAGACATTTGGATACATGAAGCTCTGGCAACTTATGCAGAGATTTTATATGTTGAATGTTATTTCAGTGAAGAAGCTGTAAAGAAGTTTTTACAACAAAAAAGGCAAGGAATAAGAAACGATCGACCTATCAGGGGCACCCCCGGGTATTTTGACAAAGGTTCTCAGGATATGTACACCAAAGGAGCAATGATTATTCATACCCTGCGGTCTGCAATTGATAATGACAGTATATTTTTTGAGATTTTTAATTCATTGACAGACAAATTTGCTTACGGGCATATAGATACCGATTCATTTATAGGAACTATTAATCAGACAACACAAAATGACTGGAGTGATTTTTTTGACTTTTACATACATGGAACAAAGCTTCCGGTTTTAGAATTTAAAAAAACAAGCAGAAGGCGAAATGTAACTATTCAGTACCGATGGAGCAATGAAAATGCAAAACTGAATTTTCCGGTAAAAGTTAAATTAGATGGCAAAAACTATGCATTTATTCAACCTACAGATAATTGGCAGGAAATTAAAATAACAAGAGCTGAATTTAAAGAATTTAAAGTTGACACAAATAATTTTTTAATAGAGCTAAATAAACGGAATTAATTTTCATGTTAAATTATCATTTAATCACCATTTTCAAAAAGTGATGCTGCATAGTACCGTATTTTAGCTCATTTTGTGTAATTTTTTCGATTTTCAAGAGTTTGTTGTGGATAAGAAACTTTAATAAAGTTAATTTTCAAGAATTTAATCCTTTAGGTTTGTATTTTTGAAGCAAATTCTAAAAATGAGATCGAATCAAGCAGCTAAATACATCTTTACTATTTGTTTATTCTTACTGGTAACTGATGTTTTTGGGCAACGTGGAGTAGTCAGAGGGTTTATTTATGATGAAGAATCGGATGAACCCATGATTTTCACGAATATATTATTGGAAGGAACCGGTAAGGGTGCAACTACAGATTTAAATGGTTTTTTTACAATTTCCGGAATTGAACCCGGAAACTACACTCTGATGAGTACCTACATTGGATATGACACTATCCGTTTAGATATTGAAGTTAAAGCTGATCAGATGTTAACTAAACAAATCAGGCTGAGACCTTCTGCTATTGACCTGGCAGGTGTTGAAATATCAGCTGAAAGAGAATCTTACCGGACTGAAGTAAAAATCAGTACTCAAAAAATAAGCACTCAAAATATAAGACAACTGCCCTCTGTAGGCGGGGAACCCGACATTGCTCAATTTTTACAAGTCTTGCCGGGTGTTATAACAACCGGTGACCAGGGCGGACAAATTTATATAAGAGGGGGTTCACCTGTTCAAACCCGTTTTCTGCTAGATGGAATTACTGTCTATAACCCTTTTCACTCTATAGGTCTGTTTTCAATTTTTGAAACAGAAACAGTTAGGAATGTAGATGTAATGACCGGAGGGTTTAATGCCGAATACGGAGGTAGAATTTCAGCTATAGTAGATGTAAGAACAAGAGACGGTAACAGCCGAAGGTTTTCAGGTTTAGTATCAGGAAGTCCGTTTATGACACGCGCAATGTTAGAAGGTCCTATTTTTCGTTCAGAGGACGGTTCATCCCGTTCATCATTTATAGTTGCAGGTAAACATTCTTATTTAGACAGAGTTTCCCCTACCCTTTACGGGTTTATAGAAGAAGATGGCTTACCTTATAGTTTTACGGATGTTTACGGAAAAGCACGCTTTGGTTTTGGAACGGGTTCCAGCCTTAGTTTTTCCGGATTCCACAATAGAGATCAGGCTAATTTTGGAGGCATCACAGACTTTGGTTGGGAAGCAACCGGTATAGGAACGAATTTTATTTTGGTTCCTGGTGCTGCAAATGCTTTAATTACCGGTCACATTTCATACTCTGATTATTTTATTGAACAAACTGAAACCGACCAACAACCCAGAAAAAGTGGAATCAGCGGCATCAATCTGAATATAAACTTTATATATTTTCAACCCGATGCAGAATTGAGATATGGTATTGAATTTGACGGATTCCAAACAGACTTTGAATTTTTTAATGAAAGTGGAATTCGCTTTGATCAAAGCACTAATAACACCGAATTAGGTGGTTACGTCAGATATAAAGCAAATGTAAATGACTGGGTAATCGACCCGAGCCTTCGTATTCAATATTACGGAACTCTTTCTGATTTCTCTTTTGAGCCCAGACTTGGACTTAAGTATAATGTGTCGGAAACTTTCAGATTAAAAGCAGCTACAGGCTGGTATTCCCAAAACTTAATCAGTACAAAATCAGACAGAGATGTTGTTGATTTATTTACCGGCTTTTTATCTGCTCCTGACGTAAATTTAGTTGATACTGACGGTAACACAGCCAGTCATAAGTTGCAAAAATCTTTTCACTTGATTACAGGTTTGGAATGGGATATAACCAGAAATATACAGTTTGATTTTGAACCTTATTATAAAAGATTCAATCAATTAATCAATATTAACCGTAACAAAATTCTACCTTCTGACCCGGATTACACAGTAGAGACAGGTGATGCATACGGTTTAGATTTTTTGGTTCAATATAACAGAAGTAGTTGGTTTGTTTGGGCAACATACTCCCTTGGCTGGATTAATCGCTTTGACGGTGAACAGGAATATCCACCACATTTTGACAGAAGACATAATGCAAATATAATTACCGCCTATACCTTCGGTAAAAACAACAATTGGGAATTAGGGCTCAGATGGAACTTAGGAAGTGGTTTTCCATTTACCAAGACCGCCGGATTTTTCGAAGAACTTAGTTTTGCTGATGGTCTGAATACTGATTATACCGGTCAAAACGGAAATTTAGGTATTATATATTCAGACTCACTAAATACAGGTAGATTGCCATATTATCATCGTATGGATATTTCACTAAAAAGGACTTTTGACATTTCCAGAACTGTAAAAATGGAAGTCGCAGGCAGTGTTACGAATGTTTATAACAGGGAAAATATATTTTATTTCGATAGAGTGCGTTATCAAAGGGTTAATCAATTTCCAATATTACCATCTTTATCGGTTTCACTGTCATTTTAATTGTACGCTTAAATTCTATAAATAAATGAAAACGAGATTATCTGTTTTAACCATAAGCTTTTTACTGCTATTCTTTTCTTTGCCTGCTTTAGCTCAGGAAAGTATGTTTTACAGTGACCCATATCGTACCTATAGAAAAGGAGTGGAGAATTTTGAAAATAAAAATTTCGTAGTTGCCAGAAAGTATTTTGAAGATGTTAAAGTACAACTTGAACAATCTAATCAAAGGCCTCCCCTTTTTATAGAAACAAATACTGACTTTTATCTGGCTGTTTGCGCCGTTGAATTATTTCAGCCTGATGCAGAAAAATTACTGAAAGAATATATCGCAAAATATCATGAAATCCCGCAAAAAAGATTTGCTTACTACCAATTAGGCAGGTATTATTTTAGAAATCGTCAGTTTGCAGATGCCATCACATGGTTTGAGCGAGTAGAAATTGATGATTTGGAAAACAGAGATATTGCCAAGTTTAAGTTTCAATTAGGTTACAGTTATTTTACCCGTCAAAATATGTCTTTGGCAAAAAGAAACCTCAGAGATGTCAGAAATGTACAAAATCGTTACTATTATCCATCCAATTACTACTACGGATACATTGCTTTTACTGAAAAAGATTATGATGAGGCGCTAAAAAGCTTTGAAAGGGTTGAAGAATCCAGAATTTATCAAAGAGTTATACCTTATTACATTAGTCAAATTCGCTTTTTTAGAGGTGAATATGAAGAAGTGATTCGCTACCTGCAGCCATTGATAGAAAATAGAAATTTACAGTATTATAATGAGCTGAGACTTATATTAGGCAGAAGTTACTTTGAATTGAGAAACTTTTCAGAAGCGCTTCCTCACCTTGAGTACTATGTTGAAAACTCCAGAAGTGTTCCAAAATCTGATATCTATCAACTCGCTTTTGCTCAGTATCAAAACAAAGAATATGAAAAAGCAAT
This Chitinophagaceae bacterium DNA region includes the following protein-coding sequences:
- a CDS encoding (Fe-S)-binding protein; this translates as MKVEIFIPCYIDQFFPEIAFHTIEILKKANCEVHYNPEQSCCGKPAFLAGKTKTGRNVAEKFLNDFSEKGYIVTPSGSCTDFVKTFYSEMFENASLHNAYKNVNRNIFELSDFLVNVAGVTSFDAGLNAIAIVHEHCSFSKLKKESGHIRTLLKNVNGLVISEFNDDMCCGLGNQFSSEFPEMAETMAKRKLETALDKNAEIIISSDMTCLLHFRKIIEKENYPLQALHISEVLTSKN
- a CDS encoding glycerol-3-phosphate acyltransferase, which gives rise to MNKPKYKNRFEPIHKDVKEWPLYKLSLKRFEFLQNVKKQSIERIIDTTGDGETLLDELTRVVYLERIRLTQNSWKVDTEDEKIFWSNMRKKVLNLKIDLEKKTLSKAEVREELASIVGRYTSEIAGHFDPNIYGFAKKLVPFGFSRLLNTNVGLKIKKKWNKRFSIDNKINLTGDIELIRSLAKKGTIIMVPTHFSNLDSIIIGWGIHALGLPPFTYGAGLNLFGIRLIAYFMHRLGAYKVDRRKKNLIYLETLKTYSNLVIQEGCHSLFFPGGTRSRSGVIEKELKKGLIGTAIDAQFKNIQKSESTNEDYTKIFLVPVVINYHFVLEAKSLIDQHLKSTGQEYYLVENDEYSTSYRMFKFVMKFLSASSEATLSFGKPMDLFGNKVNSAGESIDKQGKKVDIKDYFMLDNNLNHNQQRNEEYTRLLSQKIVKSYHKYNTLFSSHLIAFAAFGILKKRYRRLDVYGLLRLPEEDRIIEWEEFMYVINKLLTRLETMKAKKKILLDKVFKKNAEEIVNHGLKNLGIYHDKRPLYKTKEGNLNSEDINLLFYYHNRTIGYKLEKYI
- a CDS encoding NAD(P)-dependent glycerol-3-phosphate dehydrogenase; the encoded protein is MNLKNTSEKPVGVIGAGSFGTAIANLLAVNNKVYLYARREAVVENINTQRLNAGQKIHPGVTGTGDIKKVVDECTLLFPTVPASTFRDMIKDISPFLNPSHILIHGTKGLDVNIKDWNLMEVKKPLPRNKILTMSEIIRRESSVIRVGCMSGPNLAKEISENKPAATVIASKFEEVIKAGEKAIRSPNFQVYQNYDITGVELAGTLKNIIAIASGVLSGLDLGENAKSLLITKGLGEMIRLGVTLGGTREAFLGLAGIGDVIATSTSNTSRNYTVGYRLAKGETLEHILNTSEEVAEGVQTVRITKFLADYYKVRTPILQVVYKVLFENMPVKNGLKYLMTYPFHLDVDFL
- a CDS encoding M1 family peptidase; the encoded protein is MKKIFFTAFFFSLILTSIANNFTESDRLRGHWSLERFAYKVHFYDLAFELFPDEKRISGQNTIHFTLTEETEKIQLDLVPEINITNIFWEETGLHFERNERAVFVLLPENMQLNKRYKITVFFEGQPPEAINPPWQGGLVWSEDKYENPWIGVAVQSDGASMWWPVKDHFNEKADSVRISCTLPDSLDCISNGQFLKKQQLENNRKRFEWLISYPVVPYNVTFYAGKYHFFTDEFNSVNNKKVDLNYYVLPHNSELAQKYFKQVAFTLDCFEQFFGPYPFPRDGYKLVEAPYAGMEHQSGIAYGNQFKKGYLGYDLTGSNLELDYIIVHETAHEWWGNFITAKDIADIWIHEALATYAEILYVECYFSEEAVKKFLQQKRQGIRNDRPIRGTPGYFDKGSQDMYTKGAMIIHTLRSAIDNDSIFFEIFNSLTDKFAYGHIDTDSFIGTINQTTQNDWSDFFDFYIHGTKLPVLEFKKTSRRRNVTIQYRWSNENAKLNFPVKVKLDGKNYAFIQPTDNWQEIKITRAEFKEFKVDTNNFLIELNKRN
- a CDS encoding TonB-dependent receptor, producing the protein MRSNQAAKYIFTICLFLLVTDVFGQRGVVRGFIYDEESDEPMIFTNILLEGTGKGATTDLNGFFTISGIEPGNYTLMSTYIGYDTIRLDIEVKADQMLTKQIRLRPSAIDLAGVEISAERESYRTEVKISTQKISTQNIRQLPSVGGEPDIAQFLQVLPGVITTGDQGGQIYIRGGSPVQTRFLLDGITVYNPFHSIGLFSIFETETVRNVDVMTGGFNAEYGGRISAIVDVRTRDGNSRRFSGLVSGSPFMTRAMLEGPIFRSEDGSSRSSFIVAGKHSYLDRVSPTLYGFIEEDGLPYSFTDVYGKARFGFGTGSSLSFSGFHNRDQANFGGITDFGWEATGIGTNFILVPGAANALITGHISYSDYFIEQTETDQQPRKSGISGINLNINFIYFQPDAELRYGIEFDGFQTDFEFFNESGIRFDQSTNNTELGGYVRYKANVNDWVIDPSLRIQYYGTLSDFSFEPRLGLKYNVSETFRLKAATGWYSQNLISTKSDRDVVDLFTGFLSAPDVNLVDTDGNTASHKLQKSFHLITGLEWDITRNIQFDFEPYYKRFNQLININRNKILPSDPDYTVETGDAYGLDFLVQYNRSSWFVWATYSLGWINRFDGEQEYPPHFDRRHNANIITAYTFGKNNNWELGLRWNLGSGFPFTKTAGFFEELSFADGLNTDYTGQNGNLGIIYSDSLNTGRLPYYHRMDISLKRTFDISRTVKMEVAGSVTNVYNRENIFYFDRVRYQRVNQFPILPSLSVSLSF